The proteins below come from a single Juglans regia cultivar Chandler chromosome 12, Walnut 2.0, whole genome shotgun sequence genomic window:
- the LOC118344055 gene encoding cytochrome P450 87A3-like — MSELDAVICSHLHAWARHGTVDLKEVTSNMLFDYAAKQLMSYDELKTPLKLAENFKAFIYGLLSFPLDIPGTAYHACLQGRKNATKIITDIYNDRKASKIRRGDFLDHLLEEVESEKSFLNESAAIDLVLVLLFAYHETTSTCWLN, encoded by the exons ATGAGTGAACTGGATGCAGTGATTTGCAGTCATCTGCATGCTTGGGCTAGACATGGAACTGTGGACTTGAAAGAAGTAACCTCAAAT ATGTTATTTGACTATGCTGCTAAGCAGTTGATGAGTTATGATGAGTTGAAGACACCCTTGAAATTGGCAGAGAATTTCAAAGCTTTTATCTATGGTCTCCTCTCTTTTCCTCTTGACATCCCTGGCACTGCATATCATGCTTGTCTCCAG GGACGTAAAAATGCTACAAAGATAATTACGGATATCTACAACGATAGGAAAGCATCAAAGATTCGTCGTGGTGATTTCTTAGATCATTTGCTTGAGGAAGTAGAGAGTGAAAAGTCTTTTTTGAATGAATCAGCTGCCATTGACTTGGTCTTGGTGCTTCTGTTTGCTTATCATGAAACTACTTCGACGTGCTGGCTGAACTAA